The genomic stretch GCGGCAGTCTTCCGCCGTGTCGAGTCGCTCGGCCGGCTGTGGCCGAGGCCGGGTCGCGCGAGGCATTGCCGCGAGCTGTCCGTCTGCCGGGCCCGAACTTCGGGGTTCCACCTGTCGCAGCAGATGCTGGCCACGGTCGCCGCCAAGCGGCAGATCCCCGACCCCGAACTCGTCGCCGAGGCGCGCTCCCGCAAGAGCTGGTAGATCCAGCGAAGCGGCACCGGCCCGCCGCTCATGCCCGCGACGCCTGCCGAGCGCTGCCCGGCAGGCCTCGTGCCGCTCAGACGCGCGATGAGCTTGGCGAATATGGTCGAGCAGCCGGCCTTGCCCGGCTTCGAAGTCGATCTGTCCGTAGGGTGCCATCTGTGACTGATTCCCGCGCGGTCAGGCTGGTGGCCGTTTCCCTGGACTGTCCTGACCCACAGCGGCTCGCCGACTTCTACCGGGGCCTGCTCGGAGGTCGCCGGCTCTGGGCGAAGGAGTCCAGCGTCGGCATCGAGGTGAGCGGGATGGTGCTGGTAGCGCAACGGGTCGCAGGTTATGTCCCCCCGGTTTGGCCGGGAACTGCGATCGTGCACCTCGACTTCACCGCCGACGATCTCGGGATGGCTGAGGAGCGGGCGGTGGCGCTCGGGGCCACGCTGCCCGAGCAGCCCGACCCGCGCTGGCGGGTACTGCTCGATCCGGCCGGCCATCCGTTCTGCCTGACCCCGTTCACGCCGAACTCGGTAGCCTGACCGACGCTTCGCAGCCGACCACATGCCCTTGACCGAGCCTGCAGACCAGGGCACGCTCCGCGGCGACGGGAACGCGGTTGACCTTGATGAAGCGAGCCTTGCGCTGGCCCGGCGGCAGTTGGGGACCAAATCAGTCGTCGATGTCGAGCAGGGCTGACAGCCTGCGCATGAGCGCGGGCTGGGGGCGGTAGTAGACCCAGCTGGCTCTGCGTTCGGCGGTGACCAGCCCGGACTCCTTC from Paractinoplanes brasiliensis encodes the following:
- a CDS encoding VOC family protein, with product MTDSRAVRLVAVSLDCPDPQRLADFYRGLLGGRRLWAKESSVGIEVSGMVLVAQRVAGYVPPVWPGTAIVHLDFTADDLGMAEERAVALGATLPEQPDPRWRVLLDPAGHPFCLTPFTPNSVA